TCCCGCACGTTTAGAAAGGAAATTGAGAAACCTGTAAAAGTGACTCAACGATTTTTTAGAATTCAGAAATAATGGCGCAACGCAGGCTTCGAATATTTGCCGGTCCCAATGGTTCAGGAAAGAGTACCATAAAATCAGTAATTGCAAAGAGCTTATTAGGTCATTATTTGAATCCTGATGATATAGAAAAAGAAGTAAGAGAACGAGACTTTTTTGATACCGGTGGGTTGAATATTCAGATTAGTAAAAAGGAAGTGATTGCATTTTTTGCAAATCACCCACTCATTCACAGAACCCCCAATGGCGATTTTGTCGAGTCAATCGGTTACGCAGAAAAAGGGTTTATTGATTTTCATAACGTTGGTTTTGACTCTTATTTAAGTGCTATACTGACTGATTTTTTGCGACACAAGTTTTTAGACACAGGTCAGTCTTTTACTTTTGAGACTGTGATGTCTTCTTCTGATAAAATTCAAATTCTACAAAAAGCACAGGACGAAGGGTATAAAACCTATTTGTATTATGTCGCTACTGAAGACCCTGCCATCAATTTAATGCGAATAAGCCATCGGGTAAAAATGGGGGGGCACGATGTTCCCGAAGATAAGGCTATTTCGAGGTATTATCGCTCTTTGGATTTGCTTTTTGAAGCAATCAAACACACAAATCGTGCTTTTATTTTTGATAATTCAGGGGAGTCCAAGACGTGGATAGCTGAAATTGTAAACGGGACTGAAGTGCAATTGCAGGTGGATGAAGTTCCGTTGTGGTTTCAGCGATATGTTTTAGATAAGTTATAACTATGAAATATCCCCGCAAACTTTCCTCCGGTGCCAACAATACCGTCATTGTACTTTCGGATACGGAAGTGGCTAAGCTGTTTACGGGCGATACGCGCTCGGACATTGGCTCGGAAGCCGAAAAGATGAAGTTTGCCAATGCCGTGAATGATTTGATCGTCAAATTTATCCGTCTGGACTACAACGAAGTATTACAGGCCGAAATGTTGGTGATGGAACGCCTCCGCCCCATGGATTATCGTGCTTACGAAGTGGAAATACGAGAATTGTGGTTGGATGTATTTGAAGACGAACTCCACGCTTTGCACCAAGCGGGATTCGTACACCGCGACCTCAAACGTCCTTCTGACATCGGAGGTTTGGCTTTTGATAATATTCTTCTCACTGAGCAGGGGCTTCGCCTGATGGATGTGGGTATCTTCGCGCGGCGTTCGCAGGCGGTGAACGTGATTTTTTAGAAATACAAAGGGGTACCAATCTAAGAAATAAAGTCAATCAGAAACTATTTTTTTAACGGATAATTTTAAAAAAATCATCACGATGCCAAACTGGATTACGGTCAAAGAATACACCGATATTACCTACAAAAAATGCGATGGAGTAGCCCGTATCGCGTTTAACCGCCCTGAAGTGCGCAACGCCTTCCGCCCCAAAACAACCTTCGAACTGCTCGATGCCTTTGAAGATGCTACCCACGACCCTAAAGTGGGTGTGGTGTTGTTGTCGGGTGAAGGGCCCTCTCCCAAAGATGGAATTTGGGCATTTTGTTCGGGAGGAGACCAAAAAGCCCGTCAAAAAGGCGGCTATCGCGCCGAAGATGGCCGCGACCGTCTGAATATTCTGGAAGTACAACGACAAATCCGATTTATGACTAAGCCTGTGATTGCGGTGGTGCCGGGCTGGGCCGTAGGCGGTGGACATAGCCTGCACGTTGTCTGTGACCTGACGTTGGCCAGCAAAGAACACGCCATTTTTAAACAAACCGATGCCGACGTGGCCAGTTATGACGCAGGCTACGGTTCGGCTTACCTGGCGCGGATGATCGGTCAGAAACGTGCCCGGGAAATTTTCTTTTTGGGACGCAGTTATTCGGCCCAAGAAGCCTTCGAAATGGGCATGGTCAACGCCGTTGTTCCGCACGAAGAGTTGGAAGATACGGCCTTCCAATGGGCGCAGGAGATTCTTGGAAAGAGCCCGATGGCGATTCGTATGTTGAAGTTTGCTTTCAACCTCGTTGACGATGGCTTGGTAGGCCAACAACTTTTTGCGGGTGAAGCTACTCGTTTGGGCTACATGACCGAAGAAGCTCAGGAAGGTCGTGACGCGTTCCTTGAAAAACGCAAACCCAACTGGGATAAATTTGAGCGATTCTCCTAACAAAACTTCTTAAAAAGCACTACCTGCAAAAGACATGGTAAAGCAGGGTTGGCATTGCCTGAAAGCTTGACAAATTGCCGATTTTTGGGATTTTTGCGTAGTTTTGGGCTAATATACTATAAATAAGATGCTGCAACGTATCTACGACTTTTGCAGTCGTTATCGTGCCGGAAATAAAAAACAGGTAGATGAAAAGTTTCGAATGGTAAGTCAGGAAGGCTTTTTATGGTACCAACACGATATAGATAATCATTTGCAAAAAGACTACACGGCAAAATTCAGTTGGTTTCAGAATAATTCGCACGATAGGCAAAAAACGCTTTTTATGATTCCTGTTCAGTACATCGAACATTGGCTTAGGTATTTGAAACTTAGGCAGGATAATCCCAAACTGACTAAAAAGGAGTCGTTAGAAACCAAACCTGGGTCAGAGGCCAAACGGGCCGTTTACGGAATCCCGGAGGTTGTCATTGCTATTTCCAATCCAATTGTCACCAATATTACTACTCATTTTGAGATTGAATGGTTAGAAAGCCGTTCAGACAGTTTTCGTCATTTTCATTCTCAAATACAATCATTTTTAACTCCATTTGTTAGCTAACCCATGCCCGTAACACTCCCCATTTTCCTCATCATGGCCCTTTCCTCCGTTGTGGTGGGGGTGTATCTGGAACGTAAGATTTCTGCTTTTATCCAAGACCGTATGGGCCCGATGGAAGTGGGGAAATGGGGGCTTTTACAACTTGTGGCCGACCTGCTCAAACTCCTTCAAAAAGAAGACATTGTGCCCGCTGCTGCCGACCGTAAGCTGTTTCTGGTAGCTCCGTTGGTGATCTTTACGGCCATTTTTGCGGGCTATGCCGTACTGCCGCTGAGTCCCGATTTGCAGGGCTCGACCACCGCCGTCGGAATCTTCTATTTGATGACGATCATTTCGGTGGATGTGATCGGCATTTTAATGGCGGGTTGGGGGTCTAATAATAAGTTTGCGCTGGTCGGAGCCGTGCGTTCCGTAGCCCAGATTATCTCTTACGAAATTCCCCTGGGCTTGGTCATTCTGTGCGTGGTCATGACGGCCCAAACCCTTGACCTCCAAACCATCAGTTACCAACAGGGCCTGTATTCCGACGAGATCGTGTATTTGTTTGGCCTTAAATCGTTGGGAATTGACATTACCCATGTCGGCGGTTTTTTGAGTTGGAACATTGTCAGAAGCCCGTTTCTGATCATTGCGTATATTGTCTTCTTTATCACTACCTTAGCTGAGTGCAACCGCGCACCTTTTGACATTCCGGAAGGAGAGTCCGAGCTTGTGGGCGGGTTTCATACCGAGTACTCGGGAATGCGCTGGGCGCTGCTGTTTTTGTCTGAATACGCCATGATGCTGCTGGTGTCGCTGCTGGGTGCGATCCTGTTTTTGGGTAGTTGGAATACCCCACTGCCCAACATCGGCCCGCTCCGCCTTGCCGACTGGACGAGCGGGGCGCCGGGAACGATTTGGGGCAACGTAACGGGTGCTTTTTGGCTGATTTTTAAAGCAGGCATTGCGATTTTGATCCAGATGTGGGTTCGGTGGACGTTCCCGCGTTTGCGCGTCGACCAATTGATGTTTTTGTGCTGGAAAGTGCTCACGCCCGTGGCGTTGATCCTGTTTCTTTTCTGCGGGATATGGCGGTTGCTGATGGTCTGAGAATATCCTGATAAAAATAAATTGAATACCGAATCGAAAAAAATAAAAACCTTTTTTATACTTTTGCCCCACAAATCAAACACAACTGCGATGTACTTCACTCTATGCAACATACCTGCCGATCAACGCACGACAATTCGTGTGGCGGGTGATAGGCGAGTCGAATGCGTCGTATTTTAGGTAGCGAATAACCCCCTAAAAATATACCGCCCGACTCGCAGGAGTCGGGCTTTTTTGTTGACTTTTACCGCAAAAACGACTCAGAACTCATGAACACTTTATTCATTCACATCCCCCTTATCGGCGGCCTGCCTGCATTCTGCATGGGCAAGGTGCGCGATGTGCGGGCGGTGGTTCGGATAGAGAAGGTGCAGCAAGTCAGTTGGTTAGAGGATTCGTAAGAAAGATACAGACGAATGAACTCACCCCCGGCCTGCGCACCAAGCAAGTCGGGGGTTTTTGTTTTCAGACCGTTTGGAAACCTCCTGACTGAAAACATAAAGGGATATTTTTCCGATAACGGTTAACATTTAACGGATACAATTGCAAACACATGAGCAATCATAAACATATATCAAGGGAGCGGCGCATCCTGCTGAAAAGCGAAAAAGAGCGGGAAGAACAGGCCCTTCAATGGGCATTGAGAACCTCGACCAAGCGTCATCGAAGTTTTGAGTACGTGGTGCAGGAACTGAAAAAAAAAGAAGTTAACTCGGTATTGGTGCAGCAGGACCGTCGATACAGTGAGTTGAGCGGATTTTTGAACGATGAAAATTGGGTAAAACTCAAGCCTAAACTTATCGAAGGACTGGAAGTTCTGACCTTGGCATTAGAACGAAAATGCCCGCAATGGTTCAGAGATACGGATTTTTTGATTGCCTTACTGATGGTGGGACGTTACCGAAAATCCTGGTGCCGACCGTTGGAAGGGTGGAAGCCTAAAGTCAAAAATGAATACGGAAAGTTTATGGAACTGATCTCGTATCTGTTTTTACACTATGAAGCCCCCAAGTTTATGTACCATGCGTTTTTTCACCCGCAGGATTATCCTTACCTCGAAACTTTCCTGTATCTAGGCAACGGGGGAAGCATGAAAGAGGTAAATTTCAGGGTAAAGCTGACCAAAAAGATGCAGCATTACTTCCTGAACGCACCGGAAGGGCTGCGCGTAACGCAGGCGGTACGTTGGGCCCAGGTATGCGGATTGGGCGGGGATGAGTTGCTGGCGCACCGGATCGCCTACTCGTCGTTGGGCTATGATGACCCTCGCCGCGATGAAACGCTGTGGGAGGACTTTGTCCGAATTTTGGTAGTAGGCGGGATGTTCAACCCGGAGAAGCTCACCGAGCTGATTGATTACGTACGTGCTGCCGTGCAGCAAAATCGCATGTATTCGCTCAAAGGGCGTACATTACAGTCGCTGCTGCGGCAAAGCAACGAATGGCATCACCGGATGGCGCAGGTCAAAGGCTTAAAGCAATTGATGAGCTGGCAGGGGACCAATTGGCCGCTGTTTCAAATTTCAGAAGGAAACGAAGAAAATCAGATCGTCTACAAAATGGTGGAGCTGCTGTCCAACAAAGACTTACACGACGAAGGTCAACGGATGCACCACTGCGTGGCATCGTATTCGGAAGACTGCTATCTGGGCAAAACCCGCATTTTCTCGCTGCGAAGCTATTATTTTGATAGGGAAGAGCGCCTGGCTACGATCGAGTTGGACTTGCGGCACCGCCGCATTGTACAGGCCAAGTATCGGTACAACCAACGCATCAGCGAAAAAGCCAAAAGCCTGTTGCAGCAGTGGGCGCGGGAGCAAAGGCTGCTTTTGTCAAACTATCTTTAGGGAGATATTGAATGAATAACAAAAGAAAATCAGGGTTCA
Above is a window of Runella slithyformis DSM 19594 DNA encoding:
- a CDS encoding zeta toxin family protein produces the protein MAQRRLRIFAGPNGSGKSTIKSVIAKSLLGHYLNPDDIEKEVRERDFFDTGGLNIQISKKEVIAFFANHPLIHRTPNGDFVESIGYAEKGFIDFHNVGFDSYLSAILTDFLRHKFLDTGQSFTFETVMSSSDKIQILQKAQDEGYKTYLYYVATEDPAINLMRISHRVKMGGHDVPEDKAISRYYRSLDLLFEAIKHTNRAFIFDNSGESKTWIAEIVNGTEVQLQVDEVPLWFQRYVLDKL
- a CDS encoding 1,4-dihydroxy-2-naphthoyl-CoA synthase gives rise to the protein MPNWITVKEYTDITYKKCDGVARIAFNRPEVRNAFRPKTTFELLDAFEDATHDPKVGVVLLSGEGPSPKDGIWAFCSGGDQKARQKGGYRAEDGRDRLNILEVQRQIRFMTKPVIAVVPGWAVGGGHSLHVVCDLTLASKEHAIFKQTDADVASYDAGYGSAYLARMIGQKRAREIFFLGRSYSAQEAFEMGMVNAVVPHEELEDTAFQWAQEILGKSPMAIRMLKFAFNLVDDGLVGQQLFAGEATRLGYMTEEAQEGRDAFLEKRKPNWDKFERFS
- a CDS encoding complex I subunit 1/NuoH family protein; protein product: MPVTLPIFLIMALSSVVVGVYLERKISAFIQDRMGPMEVGKWGLLQLVADLLKLLQKEDIVPAAADRKLFLVAPLVIFTAIFAGYAVLPLSPDLQGSTTAVGIFYLMTIISVDVIGILMAGWGSNNKFALVGAVRSVAQIISYEIPLGLVILCVVMTAQTLDLQTISYQQGLYSDEIVYLFGLKSLGIDITHVGGFLSWNIVRSPFLIIAYIVFFITTLAECNRAPFDIPEGESELVGGFHTEYSGMRWALLFLSEYAMMLLVSLLGAILFLGSWNTPLPNIGPLRLADWTSGAPGTIWGNVTGAFWLIFKAGIAILIQMWVRWTFPRLRVDQLMFLCWKVLTPVALILFLFCGIWRLLMV
- a CDS encoding PcfJ domain-containing protein; this encodes MSNHKHISRERRILLKSEKEREEQALQWALRTSTKRHRSFEYVVQELKKKEVNSVLVQQDRRYSELSGFLNDENWVKLKPKLIEGLEVLTLALERKCPQWFRDTDFLIALLMVGRYRKSWCRPLEGWKPKVKNEYGKFMELISYLFLHYEAPKFMYHAFFHPQDYPYLETFLYLGNGGSMKEVNFRVKLTKKMQHYFLNAPEGLRVTQAVRWAQVCGLGGDELLAHRIAYSSLGYDDPRRDETLWEDFVRILVVGGMFNPEKLTELIDYVRAAVQQNRMYSLKGRTLQSLLRQSNEWHHRMAQVKGLKQLMSWQGTNWPLFQISEGNEENQIVYKMVELLSNKDLHDEGQRMHHCVASYSEDCYLGKTRIFSLRSYYFDREERLATIELDLRHRRIVQAKYRYNQRISEKAKSLLQQWAREQRLLLSNYL